A section of the Dyella terrae genome encodes:
- a CDS encoding TonB-dependent receptor, protein MSVRKHPARLTAMTLALFAVLHGHAFAADGDDNTPTADASTDKAKTLDTVSVIGQGETRQVQRITVEDVKILPPGTSALKVLASKPGVHFESSDPFGNYEWSTRFSLRGFNQNRLGFTLDGIPLGDMSYGNNNGLHISRALIAENLGSAELAEGIGALGTASTSDLGGTVQFYSSDPTPDYGFTFGQSFGTDAARRTYARLDTGNVNGFAMYMSGAYSTVDKWKGDGAQEQMQFNIKATYDIGESRVGALITTSDRDETDYQDLSLDMLHRLGWNWDNYAPDWNRAVNAAKGIYTGGVTNADDAYYAGRGVRRDTVASLFGDFALAEGLRLKATTYYHNDRGQGHWFTPYQASFPGTPQEVPISIRTTEYGIDRGGVTAALNWDIGAHHLEAGVWYEDSNHNVQRNYYFISGPVDDRKFLSHPDIRLFYQHYNTTTQQYYIQDSMHFLDDRLGIDIGFKSPDTKVKATTLPGTATFGKPNSYANGELTAKKDFLPQVGASYQLGGGFEIFGSYAQNIAAFQAGITGPLATTQVAFDTFGRKLKPEESRTFEGGMRAVSDFYEASLALYDVKFDNRLLVISQCSGIVGCPSAYANVGSVTSRGAELALNFRLASELRWNNSLSYNRSRYDDDYQDGNTVVPTKGKTVVDSPRQLFFSELAWVSGPWDLRASANYTGKRYYTYTNDASVPSYWLFNAAAAYSFGKLGYVRDLTVALNITNIADKKYFGSIGTNGFIAADPQGQFATLQVGAPRTAMLTATFKF, encoded by the coding sequence ATGTCAGTTCGAAAGCACCCGGCTCGCCTTACCGCCATGACCCTTGCCTTGTTCGCCGTACTTCACGGCCATGCGTTTGCCGCCGACGGCGACGACAACACACCGACGGCGGACGCGTCGACGGACAAGGCCAAGACGCTGGATACCGTTTCGGTCATCGGCCAGGGCGAAACGCGCCAGGTCCAGCGCATTACGGTGGAAGACGTAAAGATCCTTCCGCCCGGCACCAGCGCACTCAAAGTGCTGGCCAGCAAGCCCGGCGTGCACTTCGAGTCCTCCGACCCGTTTGGCAACTACGAGTGGTCGACGCGCTTCAGCCTGCGCGGCTTCAATCAGAACCGACTGGGTTTTACGCTGGACGGCATTCCGCTGGGTGACATGAGCTACGGCAACAACAACGGCCTGCACATCAGTCGCGCCTTGATTGCCGAGAACCTGGGCAGCGCCGAACTGGCCGAAGGCATCGGTGCGCTGGGTACCGCATCGACGAGTGACCTCGGCGGCACGGTGCAGTTCTACTCGTCGGACCCGACGCCCGACTACGGTTTTACCTTTGGCCAGAGCTTCGGCACCGACGCGGCGCGCCGCACGTACGCGCGCCTGGATACCGGCAACGTCAACGGCTTTGCCATGTACATGTCCGGCGCCTATTCCACGGTCGACAAGTGGAAGGGTGACGGCGCGCAGGAGCAGATGCAGTTCAACATCAAGGCGACGTATGACATCGGCGAAAGCCGCGTGGGTGCATTGATCACGACGTCCGATCGCGATGAGACCGATTACCAGGATCTCTCGCTCGACATGCTGCATCGCCTTGGCTGGAACTGGGACAACTACGCGCCGGACTGGAATCGCGCGGTGAACGCCGCCAAGGGCATCTACACGGGCGGCGTGACCAATGCCGACGACGCTTACTACGCCGGCCGCGGCGTGCGGCGAGATACGGTGGCAAGCCTGTTCGGGGACTTTGCGCTCGCCGAAGGCCTGCGCCTGAAGGCCACCACGTACTACCACAACGATCGCGGCCAGGGTCACTGGTTCACGCCGTACCAGGCCTCGTTCCCGGGTACGCCGCAGGAAGTGCCGATCTCCATCCGCACCACTGAATACGGCATCGATCGCGGCGGCGTGACGGCGGCGCTCAACTGGGACATCGGCGCGCACCATCTGGAGGCGGGCGTCTGGTACGAGGACAGCAACCACAACGTGCAGCGCAACTACTACTTCATCAGCGGGCCGGTGGATGACCGCAAGTTTCTCAGTCATCCGGACATCCGCCTGTTCTATCAGCACTACAACACCACGACGCAGCAGTATTACATCCAGGACAGCATGCATTTCCTGGATGACCGCCTGGGCATCGACATCGGCTTCAAGTCACCCGATACCAAGGTGAAGGCGACGACGTTGCCGGGCACGGCCACGTTCGGCAAGCCCAACAGCTATGCGAATGGCGAGCTGACGGCGAAGAAGGATTTCCTGCCGCAGGTGGGTGCCAGTTACCAGTTAGGCGGCGGCTTTGAGATCTTCGGTTCGTATGCCCAGAACATCGCCGCCTTCCAGGCCGGCATTACCGGTCCGCTGGCCACGACCCAGGTGGCGTTCGATACCTTCGGTCGCAAGCTCAAGCCGGAAGAGTCACGTACGTTTGAAGGTGGCATGCGCGCGGTGAGCGATTTTTACGAGGCGTCGCTCGCGCTGTATGACGTGAAGTTCGACAACCGTTTGCTGGTGATCTCGCAGTGCAGCGGCATCGTTGGCTGTCCCAGTGCCTATGCAAACGTCGGTTCGGTGACGAGCCGCGGCGCGGAGCTTGCGCTCAACTTCCGCCTCGCCTCCGAGCTGCGCTGGAACAACTCCTTGTCCTACAACCGCTCGCGCTATGACGACGATTACCAGGACGGCAACACCGTGGTGCCGACCAAGGGCAAGACTGTGGTCGACAGCCCCAGGCAGCTGTTCTTCAGCGAGCTGGCGTGGGTGTCGGGTCCGTGGGATCTGCGCGCCTCGGCCAACTACACGGGCAAGCGCTATTACACGTACACCAACGACGCGTCGGTGCCGTCGTACTGGTTGTTCAATGCGGCGGCCGCTTACAGCTTTGGCAAGCTGGGGTACGTGCGCGATCTGACGGTGGCACTCAACATCACCAATATCGCGGACAAGAAGTACTTCGGCTCCATCGGCACGAACGGTTTCATCGCGGCTGATCCGCAGGGGCAGTTCGCGACGCTGCAGGTGGGTGCGCCGCGGACGGCGATGTTGACGGCGACGTTCAAGTTTTAA
- a CDS encoding alkaline phosphatase family protein: protein MRFLPRCAALAMLAVASLGTAQAVPVLLISIDGLRPGDVLEARQRGMHLPNLSRFVKEGSYAAGVQGVLPTLTYPSHTTLITGVSPNVHGIGGNFTFDPINENQEGWAWYASDIRVPTLWDAAHAAGLTTGNVHWPVSVGANIDWNLPQIWRAGTPDDRKLLAALSTPGLLAPMERELGPYADGVDESIEADANRARFAVRLLEEHHPDFMTTYFASLDHQEHANGPDSEAARRTLEQLDRLVGELVEAAQRVHPDGVVAVVSDHGFLPVKHDVNLYAPFIKVGLITVKDGQIADWKVVPWNDGGSAAIVLRDPSDEAVKARVGAILDDIRNNPDYGIARVLDKDALVAKGGTSQATWFITLKPGYEATGRINAPVPSDSPVHGMHGYDPSEPAMRSVFMMLGKGVPEGRDLGVIDMRDIAPTLASWMGVSLTQARSHPLIAP from the coding sequence ATGCGATTCCTGCCCCGCTGTGCCGCTCTCGCCATGCTCGCGGTCGCTTCACTCGGCACCGCGCAGGCCGTGCCGGTCCTGCTGATTTCCATCGACGGCCTGCGGCCCGGCGATGTACTCGAAGCACGGCAACGCGGCATGCACTTGCCCAACCTGTCGCGTTTCGTGAAAGAAGGAAGCTATGCCGCCGGCGTGCAGGGCGTGCTCCCCACGCTTACCTATCCGAGCCACACCACGCTGATCACCGGTGTGTCGCCCAACGTGCATGGCATCGGCGGCAACTTCACCTTCGATCCCATCAACGAAAATCAGGAAGGCTGGGCGTGGTACGCGAGTGACATTCGCGTGCCAACGTTGTGGGATGCCGCGCATGCGGCGGGATTGACCACGGGCAACGTGCACTGGCCGGTGAGCGTCGGTGCGAATATCGACTGGAACCTCCCGCAGATCTGGCGTGCCGGCACGCCGGACGACCGCAAGCTCCTCGCCGCCCTGTCGACGCCCGGGTTGCTCGCGCCGATGGAACGCGAGCTCGGGCCCTATGCCGATGGCGTGGATGAAAGCATCGAAGCGGACGCCAATCGCGCCCGCTTCGCCGTTCGCCTGCTCGAAGAGCATCATCCGGATTTCATGACAACGTACTTCGCTTCGCTCGATCATCAGGAGCATGCGAATGGCCCTGACAGCGAGGCAGCACGCCGTACGCTGGAGCAACTCGATCGCCTGGTCGGCGAACTCGTGGAAGCGGCGCAGCGAGTGCACCCTGATGGTGTCGTCGCCGTGGTATCCGACCATGGCTTTCTCCCGGTCAAGCACGACGTCAACTTGTACGCGCCTTTCATCAAGGTCGGCCTCATCACCGTGAAGGACGGCCAGATCGCCGACTGGAAAGTGGTGCCGTGGAACGACGGCGGCAGTGCGGCGATCGTGCTGCGCGATCCCAGCGACGAAGCCGTGAAGGCGCGCGTGGGCGCCATCCTCGATGACATTCGAAACAACCCCGACTACGGTATTGCCCGCGTGCTCGACAAGGATGCGCTCGTGGCGAAGGGCGGTACGTCACAGGCAACGTGGTTCATTACGCTCAAGCCCGGCTACGAGGCCACGGGACGCATCAACGCACCCGTGCCCTCGGACAGCCCGGTTCATGGCATGCACGGATACGATCCCAGCGAACCGGCGATGCGTTCGGTCTTCATGATGCTGGGCAAGGGCGTGCCCGAAGGCCGCGACCTTGGCGTGATCGACATGCGCGACATCGCGCCGACGCTCGCCAGCTGGATGGGCGTCAGCCTCACGCAAGCTCGCAGTCATCCACTCATCGCGCCGTAA
- a CDS encoding outer membrane protein, whose translation MQKTLLAAALAVVSLSPLAAKADQSSPLNNFFVSGNLGQSNYRLGGISDKADVFQSVRVGYRWNNIIGGEVGYTYLGVAKDTNGFVSQSVKTRAAIIGVNAKYDFYGPWFVTGHGGYLRSRGNFQVQAGDISARQKAWNNGWYAGAGIGYNVTENVALSINYDNYKVNYQRGDQPIPRLKANVSTYSAGVEYKF comes from the coding sequence ATGCAGAAGACTTTGCTTGCGGCCGCGTTGGCCGTCGTTTCGCTGTCCCCCCTGGCCGCCAAGGCCGATCAGAGCAGCCCGCTCAACAACTTCTTCGTCTCCGGCAACCTGGGCCAGAGCAACTACCGCCTCGGCGGCATCTCCGACAAGGCTGACGTCTTCCAGAGCGTGCGCGTCGGCTACCGCTGGAACAACATCATCGGTGGCGAAGTCGGCTACACCTACCTGGGCGTGGCCAAGGACACCAACGGTTTCGTGTCGCAGAGCGTCAAGACGCGCGCCGCCATCATCGGCGTGAACGCCAAGTACGACTTTTACGGCCCGTGGTTCGTCACCGGTCACGGCGGTTACCTGCGTTCGCGCGGCAACTTCCAGGTTCAGGCTGGCGATATCTCCGCTCGCCAGAAGGCCTGGAACAACGGTTGGTACGCCGGCGCCGGCATCGGCTACAACGTGACCGAGAACGTTGCCCTGTCGATCAACTACGACAACTACAAGGTCAACTACCAGCGTGGCGATCAGCCGATCCCGCGCCTGAAGGCCAATGTGTCGACCTACTCGGCAGGCGTCGAGTACAAGTTCTGA
- a CDS encoding sterol desaturase family protein produces the protein MNTQETIITWATPVFFALIALELLVARWRGRKVYHASDAINSLGLGVISQIVAVFSKVLTFGIYAWFVSHVALFRLPADSLWVWVSALVLYDFLYYWLHRAGHEVNILWAAHVVHHQSEDYNLSTALRQTGSGVVLGWIFYLPMALIGYPLEVFVVVALIDLLYQFWVHTELVGRLGWFDRVFCSPSNHRAHHAVNDRYLDRNYGGILILWDRLFGTFIEEDDTDPPIYGTRSPLRSWNPLWANAEVYWATLKDARHARRWRDKLLVWIKPPGWRPADVAARYPKPDFDIARSRYQPQLSRLMIAYAIVQFALLLVMAVHFLDMAKRLPPSGLVAYASFLVLSLTALGIWSEGRPMGRWLELIRLGATAGIVVLTGGWFGVPPGGAALPAALLILCLLNVLALIGVSAHGRMQEARPAH, from the coding sequence ATGAACACCCAGGAAACCATCATCACCTGGGCCACGCCCGTCTTCTTTGCCCTGATCGCGCTGGAGCTGCTCGTGGCGCGCTGGCGCGGGCGCAAGGTCTATCACGCCAGCGATGCGATCAACAGCCTCGGCCTTGGCGTGATCTCGCAGATCGTCGCCGTATTCTCGAAGGTGCTGACCTTCGGTATCTATGCCTGGTTTGTCAGTCACGTAGCGCTCTTCAGGCTGCCGGCCGACAGCCTGTGGGTGTGGGTCAGTGCCCTGGTCCTGTACGATTTCCTCTACTACTGGCTGCACCGCGCCGGGCATGAGGTGAACATCCTCTGGGCCGCACACGTCGTGCATCACCAGAGCGAGGACTACAACCTCAGCACCGCCTTGCGCCAGACGGGCAGCGGCGTCGTATTGGGTTGGATCTTCTACCTGCCGATGGCGCTGATCGGCTATCCGCTGGAAGTCTTCGTCGTGGTGGCGCTGATCGATCTGCTCTACCAGTTCTGGGTTCACACCGAGCTGGTGGGACGGTTGGGCTGGTTCGATCGCGTGTTCTGCTCGCCGTCCAACCATCGCGCCCATCATGCGGTGAATGATCGCTACCTCGATCGCAACTATGGCGGCATCCTGATCCTGTGGGACCGGTTGTTCGGAACCTTCATCGAAGAAGACGACACCGACCCGCCCATCTACGGCACGCGTTCACCGCTGCGCAGCTGGAATCCCTTGTGGGCGAACGCCGAGGTGTACTGGGCCACGCTCAAGGACGCCCGGCATGCACGTCGCTGGCGCGACAAGCTGCTGGTCTGGATCAAGCCGCCTGGCTGGCGTCCCGCCGACGTGGCCGCCCGCTATCCCAAGCCGGATTTCGATATCGCCAGGTCGCGATACCAACCCCAGCTGTCGCGCCTCATGATTGCCTACGCCATCGTCCAGTTCGCCCTGCTGCTGGTGATGGCGGTGCATTTCCTGGACATGGCCAAGCGACTACCACCTTCCGGGTTGGTCGCCTATGCGAGTTTTCTCGTGCTTAGCCTGACGGCGCTGGGTATCTGGTCGGAAGGGCGCCCGATGGGCCGCTGGCTGGAGCTGATTCGGCTAGGCGCAACGGCCGGCATCGTCGTGCTCACGGGTGGCTGGTTCGGCGTGCCACCGGGTGGGGCTGCCCTGCCTGCGGCACTCCTTATCCTGTGTCTGCTCAATGTCTTGGCGCTGATCGGGGTCAGCGCGCACGGACGGATGCAGGAGGCCCGGCCGGCACATTGA
- a CDS encoding glycerophosphodiester phosphodiesterase: MPSAYAMEKPIAAKVLVIGHRGASALRPEHTLASYAKAINDGADFIEPDLVMTKDGVPVARHENEIGGTTDVASHPEFASRKTTKTIDGHAVTGWFTEDFTLDELKTLRARERLPELRGTKYDGQFQVPTLEEIIDFTAAESAARGRTIGLIPEIKHGTYFQAHGLAMEDRVLAILDAHAYTRSAPVEIQSFEIANLRYLRGKLGKSHPNIRLLQLLDDGKEQPYDVVVAKGKLTYADMVKPAGLRDIATYADAIGPNIRAIIPLKADGGLGQPTALVRDAHAAKLELHPYTFRPENYFQAKNFWKGSDPKAFNEDGSVAEIRAYLDAGIDAFFTDDPALGRKAVDQR; the protein is encoded by the coding sequence ATGCCCAGTGCCTACGCCATGGAAAAACCCATCGCCGCCAAGGTGCTGGTCATCGGCCATCGCGGTGCCAGTGCGCTGCGGCCCGAACACACGCTGGCGTCGTATGCCAAGGCGATCAACGACGGCGCGGATTTCATCGAGCCGGACCTGGTCATGACGAAGGACGGTGTACCCGTCGCTCGCCATGAAAACGAGATCGGTGGCACGACCGACGTAGCGAGCCATCCGGAATTCGCCAGTCGCAAAACCACAAAAACCATCGATGGGCACGCGGTCACAGGCTGGTTCACCGAGGACTTCACGCTCGACGAGCTCAAGACCCTGCGCGCACGCGAGCGTCTCCCGGAGCTCAGGGGGACAAAGTACGACGGCCAGTTCCAGGTTCCGACGCTGGAGGAAATCATCGATTTCACTGCCGCTGAGTCGGCGGCGCGCGGCCGCACCATCGGTCTCATTCCGGAGATCAAGCACGGCACGTACTTCCAGGCACACGGGCTTGCCATGGAAGATCGCGTGCTGGCTATCCTCGACGCCCACGCTTACACGCGCAGCGCGCCGGTGGAAATCCAGTCCTTCGAAATCGCCAATCTGCGTTACCTGCGCGGCAAGCTTGGCAAGAGCCATCCCAACATCCGCCTGTTGCAGCTGTTGGACGATGGCAAGGAGCAGCCGTACGACGTCGTGGTGGCCAAGGGCAAGCTCACCTACGCCGACATGGTGAAGCCGGCTGGCCTGCGCGACATCGCCACGTATGCAGACGCCATCGGTCCCAACATCCGCGCCATCATTCCGCTGAAAGCCGATGGCGGCCTCGGGCAGCCGACGGCGCTCGTTCGCGATGCCCACGCAGCGAAGCTGGAACTGCATCCGTACACCTTCCGCCCGGAGAACTATTTCCAGGCGAAGAACTTTTGGAAGGGCAGCGATCCGAAGGCGTTCAATGAAGACGGTTCGGTTGCCGAAATCCGCGCCTATCTGGATGCCGGGATCGACGCGTTCTTCACGGATGATCCTGCGCTCGGCCGCAAAGCTGTCGACCAGCGCTGA
- a CDS encoding alkaline phosphatase, which yields MSHLKALTRQGLAVATAALLSACASQAVTPATSAANHAAIDVPQIKRPDGETPQWWFRNGAAQAAKSAAQANTRGQKAKNVIVFLGDGMSIPTIAASHVYAGQKRGVDGESYRLSFEQFPFSALSRTYETDQQTPDSAGTMTAIMSGVKTRGGFIGVSQVPRRQDCAATRGQELVSTLELAAAAGMSTGAVTTTRITHATPAATYGHLPERNWEVDAELTPEARAQGCKDFAAQLVDFPSANGLTVAMGGGRTEFMPAGAEDPEYANKVGQRLDGRDLIGEWKAKHPGGAYVWNAQQLKSLDLSRTPRLLGLFEPSHMNFEHERAKDKAGEPSLAEMTTAAIEVLKQNPNGFFLMVEGGRIDHALHAGNAFRALDETDSLSDAVAAALAHTDPDNTLIVVTADHAHTLTFAGYPKRGNGILDLVRGHTDSYDEEGGAGMARDAAGKPYTTLGFANGPGYTGASDRQPEGPKKYPHSPGSYSHIEKGRPDLAKVNTQDPNYMQESIVPLKAESHGGEDVAIFATGPGAAAFHGEIEQNAIYHIIVQHSPLLRGELCKLGSCNSEGVPVDRPTYQAWLDQVKAK from the coding sequence ATGAGTCATTTGAAGGCGCTGACGCGTCAAGGACTTGCAGTGGCCACCGCCGCGCTGTTGAGCGCGTGCGCCAGCCAGGCGGTGACGCCCGCGACATCCGCGGCAAACCATGCGGCGATCGACGTGCCGCAGATCAAGCGCCCGGACGGCGAGACGCCGCAGTGGTGGTTCCGCAACGGCGCGGCGCAGGCAGCCAAGTCGGCCGCGCAGGCCAACACCCGGGGCCAGAAGGCGAAGAATGTTATCGTCTTCCTCGGCGACGGCATGAGCATTCCGACCATCGCCGCCTCGCACGTCTATGCCGGCCAGAAGCGCGGCGTGGATGGTGAAAGCTATCGCCTGAGCTTCGAGCAATTCCCCTTCAGTGCACTCAGCCGCACGTACGAAACCGACCAGCAGACGCCCGATTCCGCCGGCACCATGACCGCGATCATGAGCGGCGTGAAGACGCGAGGCGGCTTTATCGGCGTATCGCAGGTGCCGCGTCGACAGGATTGCGCGGCCACCCGCGGCCAGGAACTGGTCAGCACGCTGGAGCTGGCCGCTGCGGCGGGCATGAGTACCGGTGCGGTCACCACCACGCGCATCACGCATGCGACGCCGGCCGCCACGTATGGGCATCTTCCGGAGCGCAACTGGGAAGTCGACGCGGAACTCACGCCCGAAGCCAGGGCACAGGGTTGCAAGGATTTTGCCGCCCAGCTGGTGGACTTCCCCTCGGCGAACGGCCTGACGGTTGCCATGGGCGGTGGACGCACGGAGTTCATGCCCGCAGGCGCCGAAGATCCCGAGTACGCCAACAAGGTGGGCCAGCGCCTCGACGGTCGCGACCTGATCGGCGAATGGAAGGCCAAACACCCGGGTGGCGCCTATGTGTGGAACGCGCAGCAGCTGAAGTCGCTGGATCTGTCGCGCACCCCGCGCCTGCTGGGCCTGTTCGAACCGTCGCACATGAACTTCGAACACGAGCGCGCCAAAGACAAGGCCGGCGAGCCGAGCCTTGCGGAAATGACCACCGCCGCGATCGAAGTGCTCAAGCAGAATCCCAACGGCTTCTTCCTGATGGTCGAAGGCGGTCGCATCGATCACGCGCTGCATGCGGGTAACGCGTTCCGCGCGCTCGACGAAACCGACTCCCTGTCCGACGCCGTGGCTGCCGCGCTGGCGCATACCGATCCGGACAACACGCTGATCGTCGTCACCGCCGACCACGCCCACACGCTGACGTTTGCCGGTTACCCCAAGCGCGGCAACGGCATCCTCGACCTCGTGCGCGGCCACACCGACAGCTACGACGAAGAAGGCGGTGCCGGCATGGCGCGTGATGCCGCGGGCAAGCCCTACACGACGCTCGGCTTCGCCAATGGCCCGGGCTATACCGGCGCAAGCGATCGCCAGCCGGAAGGTCCAAAGAAGTATCCGCACAGCCCCGGCAGCTATTCGCACATCGAGAAGGGTCGTCCTGACCTGGCCAAGGTCAACACGCAGGACCCGAATTACATGCAGGAATCGATCGTCCCGCTCAAGGCCGAATCGCACGGTGGCGAAGACGTGGCGATCTTCGCCACGGGCCCCGGCGCTGCCGCTTTCCACGGTGAGATCGAGCAGAACGCCATCTATCACATCATCGTGCAGCACAGTCCTCTGTTGCGCGGCGAACTGTGCAAGCTCGGCAGCTGCAATTCCGAAGGCGTGCCGGTGGATCGTCCGACCTATCAGGCGTGGCTCGATCAGGTGAAAGCGAAGTAA
- a CDS encoding amino acid permease has translation MSVVSKLLRHKSVEALQAEAGKRGDFRRVLGLWQLTAIGIGGIIGVGVFVLAGQQAAVNAGPAVALAFLIAGIASAAAALCYAEFAGMIPVTGSAYTYGYAVLGELAAWLIGWDLLLEYALIVAVVAIGWSGYVQSLLAGVFGIHLPVWAQGAMGTGEGRVFNVVAALITLGVATLLVMRTEWGARFNTLIVTIKVIAVLLVIGVGVFYINPANWHPFIPERVVDADGVGHFGMQGIGTAAAVVFFAVFGYDTLTTAAEESKNPQRDLPRAVLLSLGVSMVMYLAVSLVLTGIAHYSTLNSDAPVSDAFKGLGLPWIANAISFSAVVGIASVLFAFMLGASRIWFALSRDGLLPGWFAKVHPQYGTPHRPTIVLGVFTALVAGLLPIVEVAKLVNIGVLSAFIVICSSIIVLRVRKPDLHRSFRTPWVPVIPLIGIAFSIWLLAELSLTTWKVFLIWVSIGLVVYFTYGIKHSKLNQAK, from the coding sequence ATGAGTGTTGTAAGCAAGCTGTTGCGCCACAAATCCGTCGAGGCCTTGCAGGCCGAAGCGGGTAAGCGTGGCGATTTCCGTAGGGTGCTCGGTCTGTGGCAGCTCACTGCCATCGGCATCGGCGGCATCATTGGCGTGGGCGTTTTCGTACTTGCGGGCCAGCAGGCCGCAGTGAATGCCGGCCCCGCCGTGGCCCTGGCCTTCCTGATCGCCGGCATTGCCAGCGCGGCGGCGGCCCTGTGCTATGCCGAATTCGCCGGCATGATCCCGGTTACCGGCAGCGCCTACACCTACGGCTACGCCGTGCTGGGTGAACTGGCGGCCTGGCTGATTGGCTGGGATCTGTTGCTGGAGTACGCACTGATCGTCGCGGTGGTGGCGATCGGCTGGTCTGGCTATGTGCAGTCGCTGCTGGCGGGTGTCTTTGGCATCCATCTTCCCGTCTGGGCGCAAGGCGCGATGGGTACGGGCGAAGGCCGCGTGTTCAACGTGGTGGCCGCGCTCATTACCCTGGGCGTCGCGACGCTGCTGGTCATGCGCACGGAGTGGGGTGCGCGCTTCAATACGCTGATCGTCACCATCAAGGTCATCGCCGTGCTGCTGGTGATCGGCGTGGGCGTGTTCTACATCAATCCGGCCAACTGGCATCCCTTCATTCCGGAACGCGTGGTGGACGCCGATGGCGTCGGTCATTTCGGCATGCAGGGCATCGGTACCGCCGCCGCCGTGGTGTTCTTCGCGGTGTTCGGCTACGACACGCTGACCACGGCCGCGGAGGAATCGAAGAATCCGCAGCGCGATCTTCCCCGTGCGGTGCTCCTGTCGCTGGGCGTGTCGATGGTGATGTACCTGGCCGTCTCGCTGGTGCTTACTGGCATCGCGCACTACAGCACGCTCAACTCCGACGCACCCGTATCCGATGCGTTCAAGGGCCTGGGCCTGCCGTGGATCGCCAATGCGATTTCCTTCTCGGCCGTCGTCGGCATCGCCAGCGTGTTGTTCGCCTTCATGCTGGGCGCGTCGCGCATCTGGTTTGCGCTGTCGCGTGACGGGCTGCTGCCGGGCTGGTTTGCCAAGGTGCATCCGCAGTACGGCACGCCGCATCGCCCGACCATCGTGCTGGGCGTGTTCACCGCGCTCGTTGCCGGGCTGCTGCCGATCGTCGAAGTCGCCAAGCTGGTGAATATCGGCGTGCTGTCGGCATTCATCGTGATCTGCAGCTCGATCATCGTGCTGCGCGTGCGCAAGCCGGACCTGCACCGTTCGTTCCGCACGCCATGGGTGCCGGTGATCCCGCTGATCGGCATCGCCTTCTCGATCTGGCTGCTGGCCGAGCTGTCGCTGACGACCTGGAAGGTCTTCCTGATCTGGGTGTCGATCGGCCTGGTGGTGTATTTCACCTACGGCATCAAGCACAGCAAGCTCAATCAGGCGAAGTAA
- a CDS encoding lysoplasmalogenase: MSSIPATSTPPTSLRRTGLAVCLLAIGAIAGSVGAGSDPDSAWLWLHWLCKPTVTLLILWVAWSSPNPVSMRYQRWIVGGTAASMAGDIFLMLPGDFFVHGLVSFLLAHLAFLVALTTDARFGVRPVALLACLAYGAFNLWALWPSLPDELHIPVIVYIAVLASMGGQAVARAWHHVHAHDALAGPAWLAAAGALLFLLSDTLLAWNKFRIVLPWSALWVLGTYYGAMWLLARSVAQAERDA; the protein is encoded by the coding sequence ATGTCCTCGATTCCCGCCACCTCGACGCCCCCCACTTCGCTGCGCCGGACAGGCTTAGCCGTCTGTCTCCTGGCCATCGGCGCCATCGCAGGTTCCGTCGGTGCGGGCAGTGATCCGGACAGTGCGTGGCTCTGGCTGCACTGGCTCTGCAAACCTACCGTGACCTTGTTGATCCTCTGGGTCGCCTGGAGCAGTCCGAACCCGGTCTCCATGCGTTACCAGCGCTGGATCGTTGGCGGCACCGCGGCCTCGATGGCCGGCGACATCTTCCTGATGCTTCCGGGCGACTTCTTCGTCCATGGGCTGGTTTCCTTCCTGCTCGCGCACCTGGCATTCCTGGTGGCGCTGACCACGGATGCCCGATTCGGCGTTCGCCCGGTGGCCTTGCTGGCGTGCCTTGCCTACGGCGCCTTCAATCTCTGGGCGTTGTGGCCCAGCCTGCCCGATGAACTGCATATCCCGGTGATCGTCTACATCGCCGTGCTCGCCTCGATGGGTGGCCAGGCCGTGGCGCGTGCCTGGCATCACGTGCATGCGCATGACGCACTGGCGGGCCCGGCGTGGCTCGCGGCCGCGGGTGCGTTGTTGTTCCTCCTGAGCGACACGCTGCTGGCCTGGAACAAGTTCCGCATCGTGCTGCCCTGGTCGGCGCTGTGGGTGCTGGGCACTTACTACGGTGCGATGTGGTTGCTCGCCCGCTCGGTGGCACAGGCGGAGCGCGACGCATGA